A region of the Cupriavidus taiwanensis genome:
GCCTGAAGACGCTGGCCTACGGCGCTGCGCCGATGGCGCCGGCACGCATCCGCGAGGCCTGGGAGCGCATCGGCCCGATCCTGTCGCAGGGCTATGGCGCCAGCGAATCGACCTCCGGCGTCACGCGGCTGTCCACCAGCGACCATGCCGACGCCATTGCCAACCATCCCGAGCGCCTGGCCTCGTGCGGCCGCGCGCTGGGCGAGACCGAAGTGCGCGTGGTCGACGAGCACGGCAAGGAAGTGGCCGTGGGCGAGATCGGCGAACTGGTGATCCGCGGCGACGACGTATTCCACGGCTACTGGAACGAGCCCGCGCTGACGCGCGAGACCCTGGTCGACGGCTGGCTGCATACCGGCGACATGGCGCGCGTGGACGAGGCCGGCTATCTCTACCTGGTCGACCGCAAGAAGGACATGATCATCTCCGGCGGCTTCAACGTCTACCCGACCGAGGTCGAGGCCACGCTGTACCAGCACCCCGACGTGCTGGAGGCCTGCGTCATCAGCGTGCCGGACGACACCTGGGGCGAAAGCGTCAAGGCCGTGGTCACGCTGCGCCCCGGCCGCGAGGCCACCGCGCAGCAGCTGATCGCGCACTGCCGCGAGCGCATCGCCGACTACAAGTCGCCGCGCTCGGTCGACTTTGTCGCCGAGCTGCCCAAGAACGCCAGCGGCAAGCTGGCCCGCAAGATCGTGCGCGAACGCTACTGGCAAGGCGTCGGACGCCGCGTCAACTGAAGCCGGAAAGGCACCGAGGAAACCGCCATGTTCGACCACCTGACCAACCCCGTCCTGCTGGAAACCCGTGCCGGCATCCGCCGCTTTATCGACGAAGAGCTGCGCCCGCTCGAACAGGAGCTCGGCCTGGGTTCCGAGGACCCGTGGCCGCGCGAGACCCTGCGCCAGGTCTGGCGCCGCTCCAGCGAGCTGGGCTTTTACGCCGCCTGCCTGCCCACCGCGCTCGGCGGCAAGGGCCTGAACATCCAGGAACAATGCGCGCTCAAGGCCGACCTGGCCGCGAGCGGCTCGACCCTGGCCGCGCACGTGCTGGGCGACCTGGGCGGCCCGCCGCGCGTCGGCAACATGCTGAAGTACGCCACGCCCGAGCAGCTCGAGCGGTATTTCAAGCCGGTGATCCGAGGCGAGAAGTCGACCTGCTTCGCGCTGACGGAAACGCATTCGGGCTCCGATGCGCAAAGCATCAAGACCGCTGCCGTGGCCGACGGCGATGAGCTGGTCATCAACGGCGGCAAGCACTACATTAGCGGCGCGCCCTTCGCCGACTTCGCCATCGTCATGTGCGTAACCGACGCCACCGCCACGCCGCCGGCCATCACCGCGGTGCTGGTCGACCTGGACCTGCCCGGCGTAACCGTGACCAACGAATACGTGCCGATGTCCGGCCAGCATATCGATGGCGATATCCGCTTCGACAATGTGCGCGTGCCGCGCGCCAACGTCTTCGGCGGCGAGGGCAACGGCTTCAAGCTGGGCATGTCGCGCATCAACGTGAACCGCCTGCTGCACTGCCCCAGCATGCTGGGGCTGGCCATGCGGGCGTATCAATCATCGGTGGAATATGCCGGCCAGCGCCGCCAGTTCGGCGGCCCGATCGCGCGCTTCCAGGCGATCCAGCACATGCTGGCCGACATGGCAGCGGCGCTGTGGGCCTGCGAAAGCATGATCGCGCACACCGCGGCGCTGGCCGACGCCGGCGCCGACCTGCGCATGAAGGCCGCGGCGTGCAAGCTGTTCGTCTCGGAGCGCTGCTTCGAGGTGGCCGACAAGGCCGTGCAGATCCACGGCAATGTCGGCGTCACGCGCGGCCATCCGGTCGAGCAGACCTTCCGCAAGCTGCGCATGTTCCGCATCTTCACCGGCACCAGCGAGATCCAGCGCAACACCATCGCGCGGGCTATCCTGGAACCGCTGCAGCAGAAAGCCTGACCGTGCCGGCGGCGCGGTCGCCGCCAGCATCCGGTTCCCGGCCACAGCACAATACGACAAGACCACGGAGACCAAGCATGAACCGCCGAAACTGGCTTGCCACCGCCGGCGCCGCCGCGCTGGGCAGCCTGCTGCTGCCGGCCCGCGCCGCCAGCGCCGCATCCCCCTACCCCACCCGCCCGATCCGCCTGATCGTGCCGTTTATCGCCGGCAGCACGCCGGACAACACCGCGCGCACGCTGTCGGCAGAGCTGGGCAAGAAGCTCGGCCAGCCGCTGGTGGTCGAGAACATGCCCGGCGCCGGCGGCATCATCGGCGCCGGCGCGCTGCGCCGCGCCGCGCCCGATGGCTACACGCTCGGCATCCTGGCCAACTCGCACGTCATCAACGTGCACATGTACCGCAAGATGCCGTACGACCCAACCCAGGACTTCACGCCGATCACGGCGTTGTCGGGCGGGCCGTCGGCGCTGGTGGTGCCCATGTCCTCGCCCTACAAGACCGCGGCCGAGCTGGTCGCGGCGATGAAGAAGGAGCCGGGCAAGTTGAACTACGGCTCCGGCGGTAAGGGCAGCATCGCCCATCTGGCGGTGGAGACCATGCTGCACCAGACCGGCTGCGACGCGGTGCATATTCCCTACAAGGGCGCGCCGGAGATCCTCACCTCGATGCTGACCGGCCAGACCCAGTTCGGCATGCCGGTGCTGGGCACGGCGACCCAGTACGTGCGCAACAACCAGGTCAGGGTGCTGGCCGTCACCGCTGCCGCGCGTTCGCCCTACTTCCCCGACGTGCCGACCATGGCCGAAGCGCTGCCGCCTGGCTTTGTCATCGACAACTGGAGCGGCCTGTTCGCGCCGGCCAACTTCCCGGCCGAGCTGGCGCAGAAGCTGCACGCCGCGGTGCGCGCGCTGCAAACCGCCGGCGTGTTCGACGCCCAGCTCAAGGCCAATGCCGGCGAGCTGCGCCGCAGCGCGTCGCCGGCGCAGTTCGGCACCATGGTGGCCAGCGACAACGCGCGCTATGGCGACCTGATGAAGTCGATCGGCATGACCGGCGACCTGGGCTGATACAGCTGGCCTGCTCCCTGCGCCGCACGCCACGCCGCGCATGCGGCGCTTGTGTTTTCTCCTTTTCCCCTGAGGCTCCGCATGAAGCCAGCATGGTCTTGCCTGAACGACGTCACCATCCTCGACGTCAGCCAGTTGCTGCCCGGCCCGCACGCCTGCAGCCTGCTGCGCCAGCTTGGCGCGGAGGTGATCAAGGTCGAGCCGCCCGGCAGCGGCGACACCGCGCGCCAGCTGGGCGCGCATGTGTATGCGCAGTTCAATCGCGGCAAGCGCTCGGTGGCGCTGGACCTGAAATCGGACGCCGGCCGCGCCGCGTTCCTGGACCTGGTGCGTGATGCCGACGCCGTGGTCGAAGGCTTCCGCCCCGGCGTGATGGCGCGCCTGGGCTTGGGCTACGAGGCGCTGGCGGCGGTCAATCCGGCCATCGTGCTGTGTTCGGTCTCAGGCTTCGGCCAGACCGGACCGTACGCCAGCCACGCCGGGCATGACCTGAACTACCTGGCGCTGGCCGGGTACTGGGCCACGCCGGTACAGGTCCACGATGCAGTCTCGCGCCCGCGCGTGCGGGTGTCGGATTACGCAGCGTCGGGCTATGCGGCGTTATCGCTGGCCGTGGCGATCATGAGCGCGCGGCAGCACGGACAGGGGCAGCATCTCGATGTGTCGATCCACGATGCCGTGCTGTCGTGGACCGCCCCTGGTGCGTGGACTGCGCGCGCACACGAGGATTGCCCCCGGGCCTCACCCACCGTGATGCCGGAAAACGATTTGTTCGAAACCCGCGACGGGCGGCACCTGGCGCTCGGCATCCTCGAGAACAAGTTCTGGGACAACCTGTGCGCGGCGCTGGGCGACGCGTTCCCCGCGCTGCGCGATCCGCGCTTGGCCACGCGCGCCGGGCGCGGTGGGCACAAGGTGGAGGTCAATGACCTGCTGGCGGCGGTGTTCCGCACGCGCGACCTGGCGGAATGGGAGGGCTTCTTTGCACCGCTGGATATCCCGTTCTCGCCGGTGCTGGGTGCTGGCGAGTTGTTCGAGGATGCGCATGTGCGGGCGCGGGGGGTGGTGCGGCAGCTTGAGGGCGGGATTGCGGTGAGTTTTCCGGTGAAGTTTTCGTTGGGCTTGCCGGAGGGGGACGATTTTGTGGCGGAGGTTGGGCAACACAATCCGCGGTAGCGGCGTCACGCCGTTCCGCTCATGATCGTCATTCCCGCGAAGGCGGGAACGACGGTCGTGATGCTTTTCCGCCGAGGGCCGCCGCCGCGTACTACGCAGCCTGCCAGGCCGATGCGGGCCCAAAAGCCCAAAAGCTCAAAAGGCCCTGCGGCCCTGCGGCCCTGCGGCTCAGCGTTTCTCGTCGAGCAGGTCGTTCAGGATCTCGTCGAAGGTCGCCTGCGCGTCCTCCAGCGCCTGCAGTGCCGCGTCGAAGGTCTGCAGCGCCAGTTTCGACGGCTTGCCGCTGCCCTGCGGCGGATAGTGGGCCTGCAGCGCCGTGAAGGCGACCTGCACCTGCCGCGTGGCCGCAACCACGCGTTCCATGGCCTGCGCCTCTTCGGCGCGGTATTGCTCGTGTTTCTGTTCGCTCATGCCGGTTGGCTCCCTGAAGGCGCGTCGTCTCGGTGGGGTGCGCGCGCCCGAATGAGGCATATCGTACAAGAACTGCGCGGGCCGGCTTGCGCCGCGGCCACGCCGCCGGCAAAAATAAGGTAGGCTGCGCGGCTGGGCGGCAAGGCCGGCGCACACGCGCCACGCCTGGCCGCGGCCACTGACGAATGCCATGCCATTGACCACCCGCCGCGCGCTGGCGGCCGCGCTGATGACCGCCAGCGGCTTCGCCTGCTACTGGACCTACCTGACGCTGAACCAGGACCGGCTGCTGTTCGACGCGCGCCGGCGGCCGCCGCGCGACCTGCCCGACGGCATCATCGGCTATTCGCACCTGATTCCCGGCGGCGTGGTGCGCGGCTATATCTACCACGCGCCCGGCGACACCGTGCGCGACCTGCTGTTCTACCTGCCCGGCCGCGGCGAGGATGTGCTGGAAACGCTGCAGTACGCGCGCTGGCTGCCTGCCGGCATGGGCTTCGCCACCTACGATTACCGCGGCCTGGGCCACTCCGACGGGCGCCCGTCCGAGGGCGCCGCGGTGGCCGACGCCAGCCAGTTCCTGCTGCATGTGCGGCGCGTGTTCCCCGACACCCGCGTGCATGTGGTGGGCCGCAGCCTGGGCACCGGCGTGGCGATCCAGCTGGCCGACCTGCAGGATTTCGAGAGCCTGCAGCTGATCACCCCCTACGACTCGCTGCTCGAGCTGGTGCGCAAGCGCTTTCCGCTGGTGCCGCTGCGCCAGTTGATGCGCCACCACTTCGACTCGATCTCGCATTGCAAAAAGGTCGTGCAGAGCACCAAGGTGCTGCTGGCCGCCACCGACGAAGTGGTGCCGCACGCCTGCTCCGAACGGCTGATGGCGGCCTGGCCCGGCCCGGTGGCGCTGCAGACCGTGCCGGATACCGATCACTTCACCATCATCGAACGCGAGGAAACCTGGTTGTCGCTTTGCGACTTCGCGCGCCAGCACAGCCAGGCGCGCCTGCGCATGGCCGCGGTCCAGGCCGGGCCTCAGCCGGTGGAGCCAGGGCCACCGGCCCGGCCGGCACCGCAGGCCGCGCCAGCGGCGCCCGCACCGCAGCCGGTCGACCATGACGAGCTGGGCAATCCGCTGCCGCTGGCGGCCAACCGCTGAGCCGGCCGCCGGGTCGGTCAGTTGCAGCGGGTAAAATGCGGCCCATGAAAAAATTCGCAGTCAAGGCAGGCGGCGCCGCACTGGCGCTGGCTGCGGCCGGTGCCTTGCTGGCCGGTTTTGCCGCCGTGGTCAGCCTGCGGCAGCTTCCCCCCGTCGATGCGCTGCGCGACTACCGGCCCGATGTGCCGCTGCGCATCTACACCAGCGACAACGTCCAGATCGGCGAGTTCGGCAGCGAGCACCGCGAGTTCATTCCCTTCGAGCAGATCCCGAGGCAAATGGTGCAGGCTCTGCTCGCGGCCGAGGACGACCAGTTCTACCAGCACCAGGGCATCGACATCCCCGGCGTGTTCCGCGCCGCGCTGGCCAACCTCGGCCAGGGCTACGCCCAGGGCGCTTCCACCATCACCATGCAGGTGGCGCGCGCCTTCTACCTGTCGCGCGAGAAGACGCTGGCGCGCAAATGGTACGAGATGCTGCTGGCCTGGCGCATCGACCACGCGCTGCCCAAGGACCGCATCCTGGAGCTGTACATGAACCAGGTCTACCTGGGCGAGCATGCCTATGGCTTCGGCAGCGCCGCGCATGCGTACTTCGGCAAGCCGCTGGCGGCGCTGTCGCTGGCCGAGGCCGCAATGCTGGCGGGCCTGCCGAAGGCGCCTTCGGCGGTGAACCCGGTGGTCAATTTCGCGCGCGCCAAGCGGCGCCAGGAGTATGTGCTGGGGCGCATGCTGGCGCTGGGCATGATCAGCCAGGACGATTACCGCGAAGCCCGCGCCGCGCGCCTGGCCATCAGCGACGACAGCCCCGGCAGCTTTGCCGGCCATGCGGAGTACGTCGCCGAGCTGGCGCGCCAGCTCGCGCGCGAGCGCTTCGGCGACGACGCCTACACGCGCGGCCTCAATGTCTACACCACGGTGTCGTCGGTGCGCCAGACCCTGGCCTACGATGCCGTGCACGGCGGGCTGGAGCGCTACGCCCGCCGCCACCGCAAGTTCGTCAAGGACCTGTCGCAAGGGCCGCAGGCCGCCCTGGTGTCGCTCGACACCGGCACCGGCGCGATCGAGGCCATGGTCGGCGGCGCCGATTTCGCCGCCAGCCGCTTCAACCACGCCACCCAGGCGCTGCGCCAGCCGGGCTCGACCTTCAAGCCCTTCGTCTATGCCGCGGCGCTGGAGCGCGGCGTGTCGCCCGGCACGCTGATCAACGACGCGCCGCTGCCGGCTGGTTCGCGCTGGCAGCCGTCCAACGACGACGGGCGCTTTGTCGGCCCGATCAGCGTGCGCCAGGCGCTGGCCGAATCGCGCAACCTGCCGGCGATCCGCACGCTGCAGGCGATCGGCATCCCCTATGCGGTGGAATTCGCCAGCCGCTTCGGCTTCTCGCCCAGGCGGCTGCCACGCTACCTGCCGCTGGCGCTGGGCTCCGGCACCACCTCGCCGCTGCGCCTGGCCGCGGCCTATGGCGTATTCGCCAACGGCGGCCACCGCGTCGAGCCCTACCTGATCGAGCGCATCACCGACAGCGACGGCAAGGTGCTGTTCAGCGCCGCGCAGGACGCTGAGGAACGCCCCGCGCCGCCGCCCGTGATCAGCGCGCGCAACGCCTTCGTGATGGACAGCCTGCTGCGCAGCGTGGTCGACACCGGCACCGGCACCGGCGTGCGCCGCTACCTGCGCCGCCACGACGTGGCCGGCAAGACCGGCACCACCAACGACTCGGTCGACGGCTGGTTCGCCGGCTATGGCGGCGGCGTGGTCACGGTGGCGTGGATGGGCTATGACGACAACCGCAGCCTGGGCGAGCATGAGTTCGGCGCCACCACCGC
Encoded here:
- a CDS encoding penicillin-binding protein 1A, with protein sequence MKKFAVKAGGAALALAAAGALLAGFAAVVSLRQLPPVDALRDYRPDVPLRIYTSDNVQIGEFGSEHREFIPFEQIPRQMVQALLAAEDDQFYQHQGIDIPGVFRAALANLGQGYAQGASTITMQVARAFYLSREKTLARKWYEMLLAWRIDHALPKDRILELYMNQVYLGEHAYGFGSAAHAYFGKPLAALSLAEAAMLAGLPKAPSAVNPVVNFARAKRRQEYVLGRMLALGMISQDDYREARAARLAISDDSPGSFAGHAEYVAELARQLARERFGDDAYTRGLNVYTTVSSVRQTLAYDAVHGGLERYARRHRKFVKDLSQGPQAALVSLDTGTGAIEAMVGGADFAASRFNHATQALRQPGSTFKPFVYAAALERGVSPGTLINDAPLPAGSRWQPSNDDGRFVGPISVRQALAESRNLPAIRTLQAIGIPYAVEFASRFGFSPRRLPRYLPLALGSGTTSPLRLAAAYGVFANGGHRVEPYLIERITDSDGKVLFSAAQDAEERPAPPPVISARNAFVMDSLLRSVVDTGTGTGVRRYLRRHDVAGKTGTTNDSVDGWFAGYGGGVVTVAWMGYDDNRSLGEHEFGATTALPVWAAYMEGRLAGVPEADMQAPAGLVQAGGDWMYAENADGSQGSAAIGFPPPAPATAPASQPLTDPVASNLDGTSQASPAAPATPTPVTSAAPAAATPAAPAENPL
- a CDS encoding alpha/beta hydrolase, with the translated sequence MPLTTRRALAAALMTASGFACYWTYLTLNQDRLLFDARRRPPRDLPDGIIGYSHLIPGGVVRGYIYHAPGDTVRDLLFYLPGRGEDVLETLQYARWLPAGMGFATYDYRGLGHSDGRPSEGAAVADASQFLLHVRRVFPDTRVHVVGRSLGTGVAIQLADLQDFESLQLITPYDSLLELVRKRFPLVPLRQLMRHHFDSISHCKKVVQSTKVLLAATDEVVPHACSERLMAAWPGPVALQTVPDTDHFTIIEREETWLSLCDFARQHSQARLRMAAVQAGPQPVEPGPPARPAPQAAPAAPAPQPVDHDELGNPLPLAANR
- a CDS encoding CaiB/BaiF CoA transferase family protein; this encodes MKPAWSCLNDVTILDVSQLLPGPHACSLLRQLGAEVIKVEPPGSGDTARQLGAHVYAQFNRGKRSVALDLKSDAGRAAFLDLVRDADAVVEGFRPGVMARLGLGYEALAAVNPAIVLCSVSGFGQTGPYASHAGHDLNYLALAGYWATPVQVHDAVSRPRVRVSDYAASGYAALSLAVAIMSARQHGQGQHLDVSIHDAVLSWTAPGAWTARAHEDCPRASPTVMPENDLFETRDGRHLALGILENKFWDNLCAALGDAFPALRDPRLATRAGRGGHKVEVNDLLAAVFRTRDLAEWEGFFAPLDIPFSPVLGAGELFEDAHVRARGVVRQLEGGIAVSFPVKFSLGLPEGDDFVAEVGQHNPR
- a CDS encoding tripartite tricarboxylate transporter substrate binding protein, which translates into the protein MNRRNWLATAGAAALGSLLLPARAASAASPYPTRPIRLIVPFIAGSTPDNTARTLSAELGKKLGQPLVVENMPGAGGIIGAGALRRAAPDGYTLGILANSHVINVHMYRKMPYDPTQDFTPITALSGGPSALVVPMSSPYKTAAELVAAMKKEPGKLNYGSGGKGSIAHLAVETMLHQTGCDAVHIPYKGAPEILTSMLTGQTQFGMPVLGTATQYVRNNQVRVLAVTAAARSPYFPDVPTMAEALPPGFVIDNWSGLFAPANFPAELAQKLHAAVRALQTAGVFDAQLKANAGELRRSASPAQFGTMVASDNARYGDLMKSIGMTGDLG
- a CDS encoding acyl-CoA dehydrogenase family protein, with protein sequence MFDHLTNPVLLETRAGIRRFIDEELRPLEQELGLGSEDPWPRETLRQVWRRSSELGFYAACLPTALGGKGLNIQEQCALKADLAASGSTLAAHVLGDLGGPPRVGNMLKYATPEQLERYFKPVIRGEKSTCFALTETHSGSDAQSIKTAAVADGDELVINGGKHYISGAPFADFAIVMCVTDATATPPAITAVLVDLDLPGVTVTNEYVPMSGQHIDGDIRFDNVRVPRANVFGGEGNGFKLGMSRINVNRLLHCPSMLGLAMRAYQSSVEYAGQRRQFGGPIARFQAIQHMLADMAAALWACESMIAHTAALADAGADLRMKAAACKLFVSERCFEVADKAVQIHGNVGVTRGHPVEQTFRKLRMFRIFTGTSEIQRNTIARAILEPLQQKA